The Candidatus Woesearchaeota archaeon sequence TTCGACACTTTGGCTAGCTTTTCTGTACGCTGCTGGTTTCCACTGTACATCCTGTATTTCAAGAAGATCCGCGATCTGGTACAGGATTTTTGCGACTTCTGTGTTTTTGCGCATGGAAGAATTCTATTTGTTGAAGTATTTATATTTTTGTTCTGAACGGAAGTTTATAATCTTAACTCCTTTGTATGGACTGTTTGTTGCGTAGGAACTTCTGCTGTCCAATCTTCTTCTTCTTCAAATTTAATGCTGTTGAGAATTGTTGTTCGTTTGACCACTCCAAGAATTTTATCTCCCTTGGTGATAATTAAATTTCGGATCTTGCACTCACGCATGATCTCAATAGCGTCTTTAATATCTGTTTCTCCATCTGCGGTTATTATCGGCTGTGTCATAATCTCGTATGCTTTAATCTTCGAAGGATCTCTGCATCGCGCTACTACTTTTCGAATAATATCCTTTTCCGCGATAATTCCTAGTGATCCATCCACGTGTTCAACAAGGACGCAATGCGTTTTGTTCAAGTCCATTGTTACTGCTATCCCTGCTATGTTCATGGAGTATGGCACTATTGGTATAGGCTTAATAAGCTCTTTAATTTGTGTTGACATATTCTTACTACCCCCTTTTAGATGTATAGTCAAGGAATGATTTATACTTTATCCTTATAAAAATTAAGAACTTATAGATTTATGAGTTTTGTGGAACTCTTTTCTAGAACTGTGAATCAGTGCTCTTTAGTATTATAGAATACATTTACTCTTCTTTTCGACGTTCTTTAATCTTTTCAACAATTCCATCAACAGTTTCGCTATACTCTTTTCCACTGCTCATCTCTTTGAGCTTGAATTTTTTTGCCTTCACTTCTTCTTCCCCTACAAACAGGACAAATGGAATCTTTAAGGAATCCGCGTACTGCAAATTCTTTGATGGACCGCGTTCCATGATATCTGTTTCTGTCTTTATTCCTGCTTCTCGGAGTTTTCGTACAAGCTCTTCTGCTTCTTTCTTCTCATTAATTGGAATAACAAATGCTTCTGTAATTGTTTTGATTTTGTTTTTTTCTCGTGCTTCAAGCATAATATATAATCGATCTAGTCCAAAGCTAATGCCTACCGCAGGATATTCGAGTTTTGTTCCTAAAAATTGTCCAATCATTTTGTCGTATCTGCCGCCAGAGGCAATTGAAGAATGGATGTCGCTGTCCATTGGCACTGCTTCATAGACTGTTCCTGTATAATACGCAAGCCCTCGCGCTAATGTTGGCATGAAGTGGATATTTCTCTTATCCGCGTCAGGAATTGCCGCAAGAACTTGTTCGATTTCCGCAAGCCCCTCATTGCTTCTTTTGCCCTTGAGTTGTTTCTTGAGCGTTTTTATTTTTTCTTCATTTGTTCCTTTTGTTTCTTTCAGGATTTTGAGAATTTTGGTGATCTGCTCTTTTTCAAGACCGACCTGTTTCAGTTCCTCTTCCATCTGCTTCTGCTCAATTTTCTTCATTTTATCAATGATGAGAATGCAGTCTACCCATTTTGTTTCAGGAACGTCAAGATCTTCTAATAATCCGTCAAGGAATTTTCTGTTGTTCAGTTCAATGGTTGCTTTTATTTTGAGTTTTTTGAACACAAATTCCGCGAGCTTCACGCACTCCGCGTCCGCTGCCATGCTTTTCGCGCCAACAATATCCACGTCGCATTGGGTGAATACTCTGAGGCGATCTGACGCGACAGGACCATCGCGATAGACTGTTCCTATTTG is a genomic window containing:
- the hisS gene encoding histidine--tRNA ligase, with product MTKLTLLNAKGTRDFPPEEQILRSKIQNILVETFELYGFSPLETPVLERFDILSSKYAGGAEILKETFKLTDQGKRELALRYDLTVPLCRFIGMTPSIKFPFKRYQIGTVYRDGPVASDRLRVFTQCDVDIVGAKSMAADAECVKLAEFVFKKLKIKATIELNNRKFLDGLLEDLDVPETKWVDCILIIDKMKKIEQKQMEEELKQVGLEKEQITKILKILKETKGTNEEKIKTLKKQLKGKRSNEGLAEIEQVLAAIPDADKRNIHFMPTLARGLAYYTGTVYEAVPMDSDIHSSIASGGRYDKMIGQFLGTKLEYPAVGISFGLDRLYIMLEAREKNKIKTITEAFVIPINEKKEAEELVRKLREAGIKTETDIMERGPSKNLQYADSLKIPFVLFVGEEEVKAKKFKLKEMSSGKEYSETVDGIVEKIKERRKEE
- a CDS encoding CBS domain-containing protein, which encodes MSTQIKELIKPIPIVPYSMNIAGIAVTMDLNKTHCVLVEHVDGSLGIIAEKDIIRKVVARCRDPSKIKAYEIMTQPIITADGETDIKDAIEIMRECKIRNLIITKGDKILGVVKRTTILNSIKFEEEEDWTAEVPTQQTVHTKELRL